From a single Glycine soja cultivar W05 chromosome 19, ASM419377v2, whole genome shotgun sequence genomic region:
- the LOC114398964 gene encoding transcription factor MYB61-like, whose amino-acid sequence MGRHSCCYKQKLRKGLWSPEEDEKLLRHITKYGHGCWSSVPKQAGLQRCGKSCRLRWINYLRPDLKRGTFSQEEETLIIELHAVLGNRWSQIAAQLPGRTDNEIKNLWNSCLKKKLRQRGIDPVTHKPLSEVENGEEDKTRSQELSNELNLLNSESFKSDEGSYEQRASSSIAPKAYEMEGSCSSKINTTKNDTNLMSNCSNKDMFLDSYTTSCQPSDLMGNYPLQITDTLPTNSNSCHWFSQTARPFDMNSEFTITSNVMSILPPTTTSFLPSTSFCYKPSLGVPSEDISTASFALNGPNYWEASASNNSNGSNNTSDGSRELTTTSSKNSVLSSWGLTEETKWSEYLQNPMLMLAAPESLCNQIRPATHLVPDNTLGSIIVPDSKEQQQQQQSQNSSIFSKDMQKLTAAFGHI is encoded by the exons ATGGGAAGGCACTCTTGCTGTTACAAACAGAAACTTAGGAAGGGTCTTTGGTCaccagaagaagatgaaaaaCTTCTGAGGCATATTACAAAGTACGGTCATGGATGTTGGAGCTCAGTTCCTAAGCAAGCAG GTTTGCAGAGGTGCGGCAAGAGCTGCAGGCTTAGGTGGATCAATTACTTAAGGCCTGATTTGAAGAGAGGTACATTCTCACAAGAGGAGGAAACTCTCATCATTGAACTTCATGCAGTGCTAGGGAACAG ATGGTCTCAAATTGCAGCTCAATTGCCAGGGAGGACCGACAATGAAATAAAGAATCTGTGGAATTCTTGCCTAAAGAAGAAACTGAGGCAAAGAGGAATAGACCCTGTGACACATAAGCCACTGTCAGAGGTTGAGAATGGGGAAGAGGACAAAACAAGAAGCCAAGAGTTATCCAATGAATTGAACCTCCTGAATTCAGAGAGCTTCAAGTCAGATGAAGGGTCCTATGAGCAGAGAGCATCATCATCAATTGCCCCCAAAGCCTATGAGATGGAAGGCTCTTGCAGCTCCAAGATTAACACCACCAAAAATGACACCAACTTGATGTCCAATTGTTCCAACAAAGACATGTTCTTAGACAGCTACACCACTAGTTGCCAACCCTCAGATTTGATGGGAAATTACCCTCTTCAAATCACTGACACTCTCCCAACCAATTCAAACTCTTGCCATTGGTTCAGCCAAACTGCAAGACCCTTTGATATGAACTCTGAGTTTACAATCACTTCCAATGTTATGTCCATTCTTCCAcctacaacaacctcatttctcCCAAGCACTTCTTTTTGCTACAAGCCATCACTTGGTGTCCCTTCAGAAGATATTTCAACAGCATCTTTTGCTTTGAATGGTCCCAATTACTGGGAAGCCAGTGCCTCCAACAACAGCAATGGAAGCAACAACACAAGTGATGGCAGCAGAGAGTTGACAACTACAAGTAGCAAGAACAGTGTACTCTCTTCTTGGGGATTGACAGAAGAAACAAAGTGGTCTGAGTACCTCCAAAACCCAATGCTAATGCTGGCAGCTCCTGAATCATTGTGCAACCAAATTAGGCCAGCCACACATTTGGTACCTGATAACACTTTAGGGTCAATAATAGTGCCTGATTCCaaggagcaacaacaacaacaacaatctcaAAATTCTAGCATCTTCTCCAAGGACATGCAGAAGCTAACAGCAGCCTTTGGACATATATAG